The proteins below are encoded in one region of Cyclopterus lumpus isolate fCycLum1 chromosome 8, fCycLum1.pri, whole genome shotgun sequence:
- the LOC117735523 gene encoding 26S proteasome non-ATPase regulatory subunit 11A, translated as MAAAAVAEFQRAQSLLGTDRNASIDILHSIVKRDIQESDEEAVRVKEQSILELGGLLAKTGQAAELGGLLKYVRPFLNSISKAKAARLVRSLLDLFLDMEAATGQEVELCLECIEWAKTEKRTFLRQGLEARLISLYFDTKCYQEALQLGTQLLQELKKMDDKALLVEVQLLESKTYHGLSNLPKARAALTSARTTANAIYCPPKLQAALDMQSGIIHAAEEKDWKTAYSYFYEAFEGYDSIDSPRAITSLKYMLLCKIMLNLPEDVQALISGKLALRHAGRQTDSLKCVAQASKNRSLADLEKALTEYKAELRDDPIISTHLTLLYDNLLEQNLIRVIEPFSRVQMAHISSLIKLSEGDVERKLSQMILDEKFHGILDQGEGVLIVFDEPAVDKTYEAALETIQNMSKVVDSLYNKAKKLT; from the exons ATGGCAGCCGCGGCAGTGGCTGAGTTTCAGAGAGCACAGTCTCTTCTTGGAACGGACCGGAATGCCTCTATCGATATCTTGCACTCTATAG tgaaGCGGGACATCCAGGAGAGCGATGAGGAGGCGGTGCGCGTTAAAGAGCAGAGCATCCTGGAGCTGGGCGGGCTGCTGGCCAAGACGGGACAGGCTGCAG AGCTTGGGGGTCTGCTGAAATATGTGCGCCCCTTCCTCAACTCCATCTCCAAGGCCAAGGCAGCCCGGCTGGTCCGCTCCCTGCTGGACCTGTTCTTGGACATGGAGGCCGCCACGGGCCAGGAGGTGGAGCTCTGCCTGGAATGCATAGAGTGGGCCAAGACGGAGAAGAGGACCTTCCTCAGACAGGGGCTAGAG GCTCGTCTCATCTCACTGTACTTCGACACAAAGTGCTACCAGGAGGCACTACAACTTG GCACCCAGTTGCtgcaggagctgaagaagatgGACGACAAGGCCCTGCTGGTGGAGGTGCAGCTGCTGGAGAGCAAGACGTACCACGGGCTGAGCAACCTGCCCAAGGCACGGGCCGCTCTCACCTCAGCCAGGACGACCGCCAACGCCATCTACTGTCCACCCAAACTACAAGCGGCCTTAGACATGCAGTCAG GGATCATTCACGCAGCGGAGGAGAAGGACTGGAAGACGGCTTACTCCTATTTCTACGAGGCCTTTGAGGGTTACGACTCCATCGACAGCCCCCGGGCCATCACATCCCTCAAATACATGCTGCTCTGCAAAATCATGCTCAACTT GCCGGAGGATGTCCAGGCCCTCATCAGTGGCAAGCTAGCTCTGCGGCACGCTGGCAGACAG ACGGACTCGCTGAAATGTGTCGCACAAGCCAGCAAGAACCGGTCGCTGGCAGACTTAGAGAAG GCACTAACAGAGTACAAAGCGGAGCTGAGGGATGACCCCATCATCAGCACCCATCTAACCTTGCTGTACGACAACCTGCTGGAGCAGAACCTCATCAGGGTCATCGAGCCGTTCTCCAGGGTCCAG ATGGCACACATTTCCTCCCTCATCAAACTGTCCGAG GGCGACGTGGAAAGGAAACTATCGCAGATGATCCTGGACGAGAAGTTTCACG GTATTCTGGACCAAGGCGAAGGTGTGCTGATCGTCTTCGACGAGCCGGCGGTGGACAAGACGTACGAGGCGGCCCTGGAGACCATCCAGAACATGAGCAAAGTGGTGGACTCGCTCTACAACAAAGCCAAGAAGCTGACATAA
- the rpain gene encoding RPA-interacting protein, translated as MDALHRHRSLYKGTTPPWKETYRQRCVDRLKNSRTRLLDRYRQTGESPQRSGCGASIIVQEVMEEEWSALHSEDRRLPSLWGPEGMAEMFGVMKEYDELAVLEEIQQELVSHEMSIIEEYERNLQFEQQYISSVVEGMADVYIICPICHMNNLNINSHFISCPCGLYINTKKQNVTPDVLRSLLESRVSEHMEDCLHNPVFSVAPDTDCSPNLMMSCKVCDYLSIVL; from the exons ATGGATGCTTTGCACAGACACCGCTCACTTTATAAAGGAACCACTCCGCCATGGAAGGAAACGTACCGCCAG CGCTGTGTGGACAGACTGAAGAACAGCCGGACGAGGCTGCTGGACAGGTATCGGCAGACGGGGGAGAGCCCGCAGCGGAGCGGCTGCGGGGCCTCCATCATCGTccaggaggtgatggaggaggagtggagcgCCCTGCACTCCGAGGACCGGAGGCTGCCCTCGCTGTGGGGGCCGGAGGGCATGGCAGAG ATGTTTGGTGTCATGAAGGAGTACGATGAACTGGCAGTACTGGAAGAAATCCAACAGGAGCTGGTGTCTCATG AAATGTCTATTATTGAAGAGTACGAGAGGAACCTGCAGTTTGAGCAGCAGTACATATCGTCTGTCGTGGAGGGCATGGCGGACGTGTATATTATTTGCCCCATATGCCACAT GAACAACTTGAACATCAACAGCCATTTCATCTCTTGCCCCTGTGGACTGTACATTAACACtaag AAACAGAACGTCACCCCTGATGTCCTGAGGAGTCTCCTGGAGTCCAGGGTGTCGGAGCACATGGAGGACTGTCTCCACAACCCTGTTTTCTCCGTAGCTCCCGACACGGACTGCTCTCCCAACCTCATGATGAGCTGCAAG GTTTGTGACTACCTGTCCATTGTCCTGTGA
- the zgc:158403 gene encoding tetratricopeptide repeat protein 39A isoform X1: protein MSNGKDANAAENSSQMTLKECLDECMEALDLFLNNHFNESLEKLRPRVNESMYHALIYATVLEMQAMMTFQPEDISNAGNTMKSAQEVCQRFRRKSPGLSNKSDRGSLTEVQLHAEVCYAECQLQRAALTFLQDENMVSFIKGGIKVRNSYLIYKELHSFIKSHSCLKGPSHVHLEGGISFGIGAFNLTLSLFPPRILKVLEFAGFSGDKEYGLSLLHDGATGINLRSMLCALLLLCYYTFLTFILGTGEGEVTEAEKLLKPFLLRYPRGAIFLFFAGRTEEIKGNIDEAVALFEDGCKAQQAWKQFHHMCYWELMWCFTYKRAWKMAYFYADLLSKESRWSKAMYVYMKAAYLSMLHEDEARPFGEDEVELFRQVSTFKQKIAGKSPPTEKFAIRKARRYKAHCPIRLPVPVLEMMYMWNGFSMISMRPELTEGMMQTLVEAELTLQESPDNEYSVDDRCVIHLLRGLCLKNQGLLQAAEDSFRKVLSSEKKIRFDHYLVPNCLVELGLLYIDQGRRDEAIKLLHKARQNYKEYSMESRTQFRVHAALAKLKSDPGEEEDTHM, encoded by the exons atgtccAATGGGAAGGACGCAAATGCTGCAGAAAA CTCCTCGCAGATGACTCTGAAAGAGTGCCTGGACGAGTGCATGGAGGCGCTGGACCTCTTCCTTAACAACCACTTCAATGAGAGCCTGGAAAAGCTGCGGCCGAG AGTCAACGAGAGCATGTACCATGCTCTTATCTACGCCACAGTGCTGGAAATGCAGGCCATGATGACTTTCCAGCCGGAGGACATCAGCAACGCGGGAAACACCATGAAGAGTGCCCAGGAGGTCTGCCAGAG gtTCCGACGGAAGTCCCCGGGTTTGTCTAACAAGTCGGACAGGGGTTCGCTCACTGAAG tgCAGCTTCATGCTGAAGTGTGTTACGCAGAGTGCCAACTCCAAAGAGCTGCTCTCACCTTCTTACAG GACGAGAACATGGTGAGTTTCATCAAAGGGGGGATCAAAGTACGAAACAGTTACCTAATTTACAA AGAACTGCATTCCTTCATCAAATCTCACAGCTGTCTCAAAGGACCGAGCCACGTGCACTTAGAGGGAGGAATATCCTTTGGAATAGGGGCGTTTAACCTG AcactctctctgtttcctccgAGGATACTCAAAGTCTTAGAGTTCGCGGGATTCTCCGGAGACAAG GAATACGGTCTGTCTCTGCTGCACGATGGTGCGACGGGGATAAATCTGCGCTCCATGCTGTgcgctctgctgctgctctgctacTACACCTTTCTCACGTTCATACTAG GCACAGGCGAGGGAGAGGTCACTGAAGCGGAGAAGCTGCTGAAACCTTTCCTTCTCCGCTACCCACGG GGAGCAATATTCCTCTTCTTTGCAGGCAGGACTGAAGAGATCAAGGGGAACATTGATGAG GCGGTGGCACTCTTTGAGGACGGCTGCAAGGCCCAGCAGGCGTGGAAGCAGTTCCACCACATGTGCTACTGGGAGCTGATGTGGTGCTTCACCTACAAGCGGGCGTGGAAGATGGCGTACTTCTACGCAGACCTGCTGAGCAAGGAGAGCCGCTGGTCCAAG GCCATGTACGTTTACATGAAAGCTGCTTACCTCAGCATGCTGCATGAAGACGAGGCCAGGCCTTTTGGGGAGGACGAGGTTGAGCTCTTCAG ACAGGTGTCCACCTTTAAGCAGAAGATAGCGGGGAAGTCCCCCCCGACCGAGAAGTTTGCTATCCGCAAAGCCCGACGCTACAAGGCCCACTGCCCGATCCGGCTGCCGGTGCCGGTGTTG GAGATGATGTACATGTGGAACGGTTTCAGTATGATCAGCATGCGACCAGAGCTGACTGAAGGCATGATGCAGACTTTGGTGGAGGCGGAGCTCACCCTGCAGGAGTCTCCCG ACAACGAGTATTCGGTGGACGACCGCTGTGTGATCCACCTGCTGAGGGGTCTGTGTTTGAAAAACCAGGGTCTCCTTCAGGCTGCCGAAGACAGCTTCCGCAAAGTGTTGTCCAG CGAAAAGAAGATCCGGTTCGACCACTACCTGGTGCCTAACTGCCTGGTGGAGCTCGGCCTGCTCTACATCGACCAAGGCAGGAGGGACGAGGCCATCAAGCTACTGCACAAGGCCAG ACAAAACTACAAAGAATACTCGATGGAGTCCCGCACGCAGTTCAGGGTCCACGCCGCTCTGGCCAAACTCAAGTCCGACCccggtgaagaggaggacacgcACATGTAG
- the gadd45gip1 gene encoding growth arrest and DNA damage-inducible proteins-interacting protein 1, with translation MAASMLCSRTAMLCRTLKGISCTKTVLSADSRSGLLLQTASYNPKPLRLNLREQYIPDKDSEKTPEWQKTGRYDRKLFGRYGSASGIDPASLWPSNEQLEKMIVEENEWHPPLAVMLRSIEAKEREQTEKRSTKEKLIAANMAKMPKMVADWRRVKREAKSKLKEETARRTKLLAEARERFGYAVDPRSPKFLEMVAELEKEDKKKRKLMKQRLKEEQVAGPVLPPPAPV, from the exons atggcggcgtcCATGCTGTGCAGCAGGACGGCAATGTTATGCAGGACTTTAAAAGGAATTTCATGTACAAAAACTGTACTTTCCGCGGACTCTCGGAGCGGGCTCCTGTTGCAGACCGCGTCCTATAATCCCAAACCTTTAAGGCTGAACCTCCGCGAGCAGTACATCCCCGACAAGGACAGCGAGAAGACGCCCGAGTGGCAGAAGACGGGCCGGTATGACCGGAAGCTGTTCGGTCGGTACGGTTCTGCGTCGGGTATCGACCCTGCCTCGCTGTGGCCCAGCAACGAGCAGCTGGAAAAGATGATCGTGGAGGAAAACGAGTGGCACCCTCCGTTGGCGGTCATGCTGAGGAGCATCGAGGCCAAGGAGAGGGAGCAAACCGAAAAGCGGTCGACGAA GGAGAAACTCATCGCAGCCAACATGGCCAAAATGCCCAAGATGGTGGCCGACTGGCGCCGGGTGAAGCGCGAAGCCAAGAGCAAGCTGAAGGAGGAGACCGCTCGCCGCACGAAGCTGCTGGCCGAGGCCAGGGAGCGCTTTGGCTACGCTGTGGACCCCCGCAGCCCCAAGTTCTTGGAGATGGTTGCCGAGCTGGAaaaggaggacaagaagaagaggaagctcatGAAGCAACGGCTGAAAGAGGAGCAGGTGGCAGGACCCGTCTTACCTCCTCCTGCCCCCGTCTAG
- the zgc:158403 gene encoding tetratricopeptide repeat protein 39A isoform X2, whose protein sequence is MVSFIKGGIKVRNSYLIYKELHSFIKSHSCLKGPSHVHLEGGISFGIGAFNLTLSLFPPRILKVLEFAGFSGDKEYGLSLLHDGATGINLRSMLCALLLLCYYTFLTFILGTGEGEVTEAEKLLKPFLLRYPRGAIFLFFAGRTEEIKGNIDEAVALFEDGCKAQQAWKQFHHMCYWELMWCFTYKRAWKMAYFYADLLSKESRWSKAMYVYMKAAYLSMLHEDEARPFGEDEVELFRQVSTFKQKIAGKSPPTEKFAIRKARRYKAHCPIRLPVPVLEMMYMWNGFSMISMRPELTEGMMQTLVEAELTLQESPDNEYSVDDRCVIHLLRGLCLKNQGLLQAAEDSFRKVLSSEKKIRFDHYLVPNCLVELGLLYIDQGRRDEAIKLLHKARQNYKEYSMESRTQFRVHAALAKLKSDPGEEEDTHM, encoded by the exons ATGGTGAGTTTCATCAAAGGGGGGATCAAAGTACGAAACAGTTACCTAATTTACAA AGAACTGCATTCCTTCATCAAATCTCACAGCTGTCTCAAAGGACCGAGCCACGTGCACTTAGAGGGAGGAATATCCTTTGGAATAGGGGCGTTTAACCTG AcactctctctgtttcctccgAGGATACTCAAAGTCTTAGAGTTCGCGGGATTCTCCGGAGACAAG GAATACGGTCTGTCTCTGCTGCACGATGGTGCGACGGGGATAAATCTGCGCTCCATGCTGTgcgctctgctgctgctctgctacTACACCTTTCTCACGTTCATACTAG GCACAGGCGAGGGAGAGGTCACTGAAGCGGAGAAGCTGCTGAAACCTTTCCTTCTCCGCTACCCACGG GGAGCAATATTCCTCTTCTTTGCAGGCAGGACTGAAGAGATCAAGGGGAACATTGATGAG GCGGTGGCACTCTTTGAGGACGGCTGCAAGGCCCAGCAGGCGTGGAAGCAGTTCCACCACATGTGCTACTGGGAGCTGATGTGGTGCTTCACCTACAAGCGGGCGTGGAAGATGGCGTACTTCTACGCAGACCTGCTGAGCAAGGAGAGCCGCTGGTCCAAG GCCATGTACGTTTACATGAAAGCTGCTTACCTCAGCATGCTGCATGAAGACGAGGCCAGGCCTTTTGGGGAGGACGAGGTTGAGCTCTTCAG ACAGGTGTCCACCTTTAAGCAGAAGATAGCGGGGAAGTCCCCCCCGACCGAGAAGTTTGCTATCCGCAAAGCCCGACGCTACAAGGCCCACTGCCCGATCCGGCTGCCGGTGCCGGTGTTG GAGATGATGTACATGTGGAACGGTTTCAGTATGATCAGCATGCGACCAGAGCTGACTGAAGGCATGATGCAGACTTTGGTGGAGGCGGAGCTCACCCTGCAGGAGTCTCCCG ACAACGAGTATTCGGTGGACGACCGCTGTGTGATCCACCTGCTGAGGGGTCTGTGTTTGAAAAACCAGGGTCTCCTTCAGGCTGCCGAAGACAGCTTCCGCAAAGTGTTGTCCAG CGAAAAGAAGATCCGGTTCGACCACTACCTGGTGCCTAACTGCCTGGTGGAGCTCGGCCTGCTCTACATCGACCAAGGCAGGAGGGACGAGGCCATCAAGCTACTGCACAAGGCCAG ACAAAACTACAAAGAATACTCGATGGAGTCCCGCACGCAGTTCAGGGTCCACGCCGCTCTGGCCAAACTCAAGTCCGACCccggtgaagaggaggacacgcACATGTAG